The Azospirillum brasilense genome window below encodes:
- the hslU gene encoding ATP-dependent protease ATPase subunit HslU — MSAPSIAAATAAFSPREIVSELDRYIVGQHEAKRAVAIALRNRWRRQQLPEGLREEVLPKNILMIGPTGVGKTEIARRLAKLAQAPFLKVEATKFTEVGYVGRDVEQIVRDLVEAAIGLTKERLRKEVAAKAELRAEERVVDALCGENASPETRQKFRKMLREGTLNDREIEIQVADTAGGLPTFDIPGMPGAQMGMLNLNDIFGKAMGGRTKSRRMSVAESYTVLMAEESDKLLDQEKVVSEAIQAVEQNGIVFLDEIDKISARSDYKGGADVSREGVQRDLLPLIEGTTVSTKHGAVKTDHILFIASGAFHLSKPSDLLPELQGRLPIRVELKALEQDDFRRILTEPEASLIKQYKALLKTEEVDLVFTDDAIDELARLATEINATVENIGARRLHTVLERLLEDISFTASDKAGQTVTIDAETVRAQVGGLAKNADLSKFIL, encoded by the coding sequence ATGTCCGCCCCCAGCATCGCCGCCGCCACCGCCGCCTTCAGCCCGCGCGAGATCGTCTCCGAACTCGACCGCTACATCGTCGGCCAGCACGAGGCCAAGCGCGCGGTCGCCATCGCGCTGCGCAACCGCTGGCGCCGCCAGCAGCTCCCCGAGGGGCTGCGCGAGGAGGTTCTGCCCAAGAACATCCTGATGATCGGCCCGACCGGCGTCGGCAAGACGGAGATCGCCCGCCGTCTGGCGAAGCTGGCCCAGGCACCCTTCCTGAAGGTCGAGGCGACCAAGTTCACCGAGGTCGGCTATGTCGGCCGCGACGTCGAGCAGATCGTCCGCGATCTGGTGGAGGCCGCCATCGGCCTGACCAAGGAGCGGCTGCGCAAGGAAGTGGCTGCCAAGGCCGAGCTGCGCGCCGAGGAGCGCGTGGTCGACGCGCTGTGCGGCGAGAACGCCAGCCCGGAGACGCGGCAGAAGTTCCGCAAGATGCTGCGCGAGGGCACACTGAACGACCGCGAGATCGAAATCCAGGTGGCCGACACCGCCGGCGGCCTGCCGACCTTCGACATCCCCGGCATGCCGGGCGCCCAGATGGGCATGCTCAACCTGAACGACATCTTCGGCAAGGCGATGGGCGGGCGCACCAAGTCCCGGCGCATGTCCGTCGCCGAGAGCTACACCGTCCTGATGGCGGAAGAGTCGGACAAGCTGCTGGACCAGGAAAAGGTCGTTTCGGAAGCGATCCAGGCGGTCGAGCAGAACGGCATCGTCTTCCTCGACGAGATCGACAAGATCTCCGCCCGTTCCGACTACAAGGGCGGCGCCGACGTCAGCCGCGAGGGCGTGCAGCGCGACCTGCTGCCGCTGATCGAGGGCACGACGGTCAGCACCAAGCATGGCGCGGTGAAGACCGACCACATCCTGTTCATCGCGTCCGGCGCCTTCCACCTGTCCAAGCCGTCGGACCTGCTGCCGGAGCTGCAGGGCCGCCTGCCGATCCGCGTCGAGCTGAAGGCGCTGGAGCAGGACGATTTCCGCCGCATCCTGACCGAGCCGGAAGCCAGCCTGATCAAGCAGTACAAGGCGCTGCTGAAGACCGAGGAGGTCGATCTCGTCTTCACCGACGACGCCATCGACGAGCTGGCCCGCCTTGCCACCGAGATCAACGCCACGGTGGAGAACATCGGGGCGCGGCGCCTGCACACCGTCCTGGAAAGGCTGCTGGAAGACATCAGCTTCACCGCCAGCGACAAGGCCGGCCAGACCGTCACCATCGACGCGGAGACCGTCCGCGCCCAGGTCGGCGGCCTCGCCAAGAACGCCGACCTGTCGAAGTTCATTCTGTAG
- a CDS encoding PAS domain-containing sensor histidine kinase, producing the protein MTAEVGSMMPGGGVTDALFRSIFDNASVGMVVAAPDGRILAANPAFARSLGYSPQDMAGRHLADVTHPEDWAWESLRFGRVMRGEAAPAPFEKRFLRADGGVMRAAMRPSRLNGPDGRVHALAAVIEDVTTARAADEALQRSEARNRAIVEQAVETILTVDARGVILAANQAAEQLLGYDPDELTGQHITILMPPEEAAQHGAYMRRYKETGVRQVIGVGREVTALRRDGTAMVIWLSLSEIDLPGFHVFVAMLRDLSAFKAAEQALIEAKEAAELANRAKTAFLANMSHELRTPLNGILGFADVIHQQMLGSLENPMYVNFAAEIKRSGELLLANINDLLEMATIEAGQVGVEEALCDFRDVVVSCVRLVAKRAERGKLHVEADIASELPPLLADPRALKQVLLHLLSNAIKFTPEGGRIGVSARVDSAGALVAEVFDSGVGIPEDRLETVFQPFFQGDSSLARRFEGIGLGLSIAKSLVERHGGRLEIRSLEGTGTSVVIHLPKERFLTDW; encoded by the coding sequence ATGACCGCCGAGGTCGGGTCCATGATGCCGGGAGGCGGTGTCACGGACGCCCTGTTCCGCTCCATCTTTGACAACGCATCGGTCGGCATGGTTGTGGCCGCGCCGGACGGGCGCATTCTGGCCGCCAACCCCGCCTTCGCCCGCAGCCTGGGATACAGCCCGCAGGACATGGCCGGTCGGCATCTGGCCGACGTCACCCACCCGGAGGACTGGGCCTGGGAAAGCCTGCGCTTCGGCCGGGTGATGCGTGGCGAAGCGGCGCCGGCCCCCTTCGAGAAGCGGTTTCTGCGCGCCGATGGCGGCGTGATGCGTGCCGCCATGCGCCCGTCCCGCCTTAACGGCCCCGACGGGCGGGTGCACGCTCTCGCCGCGGTGATCGAAGATGTGACGACCGCCCGCGCCGCCGACGAGGCACTCCAGCGCAGCGAGGCGCGCAACCGCGCCATCGTGGAACAGGCGGTCGAAACCATCCTGACCGTGGACGCCCGCGGCGTCATCCTGGCCGCCAACCAGGCGGCGGAACAGCTTCTCGGCTACGATCCGGATGAGTTGACCGGCCAGCACATCACCATCCTGATGCCGCCGGAGGAGGCCGCGCAGCACGGCGCCTACATGCGCCGCTACAAAGAGACGGGGGTGCGGCAGGTCATCGGCGTCGGACGGGAGGTGACCGCCCTTCGGCGGGACGGCACCGCCATGGTCATCTGGCTGTCCCTGTCGGAGATCGACCTGCCGGGATTTCACGTCTTCGTCGCGATGCTGCGCGACCTCAGCGCCTTCAAGGCCGCCGAGCAGGCGCTGATCGAGGCCAAGGAGGCGGCGGAGCTGGCCAACCGCGCCAAGACCGCCTTCCTCGCCAACATGAGCCACGAGCTGCGCACGCCGCTGAACGGCATCCTGGGCTTCGCCGACGTGATCCACCAGCAGATGCTGGGGTCCCTGGAAAACCCCATGTACGTCAACTTCGCGGCGGAGATCAAACGGTCGGGCGAGCTGCTGCTCGCCAACATCAACGACCTGCTGGAGATGGCCACCATCGAGGCCGGTCAGGTCGGTGTCGAAGAGGCGCTCTGCGACTTCCGCGACGTGGTGGTGTCCTGCGTCCGTCTGGTCGCCAAGCGGGCGGAGCGCGGCAAGCTGCACGTCGAGGCCGACATCGCCAGCGAGCTGCCGCCCCTGCTGGCCGACCCGCGGGCGCTGAAGCAGGTTTTGCTGCATCTTCTGTCCAACGCCATCAAGTTCACCCCCGAAGGCGGGCGCATCGGCGTGTCGGCCCGCGTGGACTCCGCGGGCGCCCTGGTGGCCGAGGTGTTCGACAGCGGCGTCGGCATCCCGGAGGACCGGCTGGAAACCGTCTTCCAGCCCTTTTTCCAGGGCGACTCCTCTCTGGCCCGCCGGTTCGAGGGCATCGGGCTCGGCCTGTCCATCGCCAAGTCGCTGGTGGAACGCCACGGCGGCCGGCTGGAGATCCGCTCGCTGGAGGGGACCGGCACGTCGGTGGTTATCCACCTGCCGAAGGAGCGTTTCCTGACGGATTGGTGA
- a CDS encoding helix-turn-helix domain-containing protein yields MTPFGERVRALREGKSVTLKQMAADLHISSAYLSALEHGKRGQPSAQLVRQICAYFGIIWDEAEELERLADLSHPRVTVDTAGLNPKATKLANRLAERIHDLDDGTLDRLLLLLDEAPARGGAAVRRRAAPRRR; encoded by the coding sequence ATGACACCCTTCGGCGAACGGGTCCGCGCGCTGCGCGAGGGCAAGAGCGTGACGCTCAAGCAGATGGCGGCGGACCTGCACATCTCCTCGGCCTATCTGTCGGCGCTGGAGCACGGCAAGCGTGGCCAGCCCTCCGCCCAGCTCGTCCGGCAGATCTGCGCCTATTTCGGCATCATCTGGGACGAGGCGGAGGAGCTGGAGCGGCTGGCTGACCTGTCGCACCCGCGCGTGACGGTGGACACCGCCGGACTCAACCCGAAGGCGACCAAGCTGGCGAACCGGCTGGCCGAACGCATCCACGACCTGGACGACGGAACGCTGGACCGGCTGCTCCTTCTGTTGGACGAGGCACCCGCCCGCGGCGGTGCGGCGGTGCGGCGGCGGGCGGCTCCCCGGCGGCGGTAG
- a CDS encoding ABC-F family ATP-binding cassette domain-containing protein — protein MPASITPPAITLANLSWSTPDGRPVLSDISLGFGLERTGLVGRNGTGKSTLLKLMTGALRPQSGTVSVRGSLGILNQNLSVRPDDTVAGLFGATAMLDLLRRAERGDADADALAEVDWTLEGRIRSALGRVGLEAEPETPLTCLSGGQRTRAALAAAIFPEPDVLLLDEPTNDLDREGREAVIGLLASWRGGAVVVSHDRNLLDHMDAIVELTSLGATRYGGNWSHYRAARALALDAARHDLADAEKRVAEAARTAQATAERKARKDRAGQRKAAKGDLPRILLGGRKERSEATGGDNARRAVQQKADALDAVAGARARIEVLQPLSVVLPPTGLPPGRTVLTFDGVTAGYEAGRPVVRDLSLTITGPERVAVTGPNGSGKTTLLALVAGHRAPWSGTVRVVAGAVMLDQRVSLLDPSATILDNFRRLNPREGENACRASLARFMFRADAALQRVSTLSGGQTLRAGLACVLGGAVPPPLLILDEPTNHLDIESIEAVEAGLRAYDGALLVVSHDEAFLDAIGLTRRLDLTNPSGNAPSAGG, from the coding sequence ATGCCTGCTTCCATCACACCGCCCGCCATCACCCTGGCGAACCTGTCCTGGTCCACGCCTGACGGGCGTCCCGTCCTATCCGACATCAGCCTGGGGTTCGGTCTTGAACGGACCGGGCTCGTCGGACGCAACGGCACCGGGAAATCGACTCTTCTCAAGCTGATGACGGGCGCGCTGCGCCCGCAATCCGGGACGGTGTCGGTCCGCGGCAGCCTGGGAATCCTGAATCAGAACCTGTCGGTGAGACCGGACGACACGGTCGCCGGGCTGTTCGGCGCGACCGCCATGCTGGACCTGCTGCGCCGCGCCGAGCGGGGCGACGCGGACGCCGACGCGCTGGCCGAGGTGGATTGGACGCTGGAAGGCCGCATCCGGTCGGCGCTCGGCCGGGTGGGGCTGGAGGCGGAGCCCGAGACGCCGCTGACCTGCCTGTCGGGCGGGCAGCGCACCCGCGCCGCCCTGGCTGCGGCGATCTTTCCGGAGCCCGATGTCCTGCTGCTGGATGAGCCGACCAACGATCTCGACCGCGAGGGGAGGGAGGCGGTCATCGGGCTGCTGGCCTCCTGGCGGGGCGGGGCGGTGGTGGTCAGCCACGACCGGAACCTGCTCGACCACATGGACGCCATCGTCGAGCTGACGTCCCTCGGTGCGACCCGCTATGGCGGAAACTGGAGCCACTACCGCGCCGCCCGGGCGCTGGCCCTCGACGCCGCTCGCCACGATCTGGCGGATGCCGAGAAACGCGTGGCGGAGGCGGCCCGGACGGCGCAGGCCACCGCCGAACGGAAGGCGCGCAAGGACCGGGCGGGGCAGCGGAAGGCGGCGAAGGGCGATCTGCCGCGCATCCTCCTTGGCGGCCGGAAGGAGCGCAGCGAGGCCACCGGCGGCGACAACGCCCGCCGCGCCGTCCAGCAGAAGGCCGACGCGCTCGACGCCGTGGCCGGCGCCCGCGCACGCATCGAAGTCCTTCAGCCGCTGTCGGTCGTGCTGCCGCCCACCGGCCTTCCGCCTGGCCGGACCGTGCTGACGTTCGATGGCGTCACCGCCGGCTACGAAGCGGGAAGGCCGGTCGTCCGCGACCTGTCCCTCACCATCACCGGGCCGGAGCGCGTCGCCGTCACCGGACCCAATGGATCGGGCAAGACAACGCTGCTGGCGCTCGTCGCCGGCCATCGCGCTCCCTGGTCCGGGACGGTCCGCGTCGTTGCCGGCGCCGTCATGCTCGACCAGCGGGTGAGCCTTCTCGATCCGTCGGCGACGATCCTGGACAATTTCCGGCGCCTCAACCCGCGGGAAGGGGAGAACGCCTGCCGGGCGTCGCTGGCCCGCTTCATGTTCCGCGCCGACGCCGCGTTGCAGCGCGTGTCGACCCTCAGCGGCGGGCAGACGCTGCGCGCCGGCCTCGCCTGCGTCCTCGGCGGTGCCGTCCCTCCGCCCCTGCTGATCCTGGACGAGCCGACCAACCACCTGGACATCGAGTCCATCGAAGCGGTGGAAGCCGGGCTGCGCGCCTATGACGGGGCGCTGCTGGTGGTCAGCCACGACGAGGCCTTCCTCGACGCCATCGGGCTCACACGCCGGCTGGACCTCACCAATCCGTCAGGAAACGCTCCTTCGGCAGGTGGATAA